The following proteins are encoded in a genomic region of Chloroflexota bacterium:
- a CDS encoding amidohydrolase family protein: MSTYRVISGDSHLDIPPERWVPHVPAKWRERAPRTVRLQNGNDGLLLENRPPHTPGAQLTGTGRRYDLHDVGPITYDGPGTGTPEQRCREQTQDGIDAEIMYTHPSYIRFWRGIRDDEPYKAMFFAYNEWLGTEYCAYAPDRLIAMGVIPDTGVDDAIAEMEHCARVGLKGVALYHFPSGKNYPTPADDRFWAAALAMGMPITAHTAGGTTRFERSEPIYPSSPDVPAGRDPISILCRFCGDTAVVPIQLALAGVFDRFPTLRIYHAETQAGWVPFALFQIDDNYARERFKMERNLGIPPLPRPPSDYITKHALWGFMRDPVAVQRRHEIGVEKLIWGNDFAHAQGDWPESREVIDEMMVGVPPDERERMLAGNVVDFFHLDGAPR, encoded by the coding sequence ATGTCTACCTATCGCGTGATCTCCGGAGATTCCCACCTGGATATTCCGCCGGAGCGCTGGGTGCCCCACGTCCCCGCGAAATGGCGGGAACGCGCGCCGCGGACCGTCCGCCTCCAGAATGGAAACGACGGGCTGCTTCTCGAGAACCGACCTCCCCACACGCCGGGCGCTCAGCTCACCGGGACCGGGCGACGGTACGATCTCCACGATGTCGGCCCCATCACCTACGATGGGCCGGGGACGGGCACGCCCGAGCAACGTTGCCGGGAGCAGACCCAGGACGGAATCGACGCCGAGATCATGTACACCCATCCGAGCTACATTCGATTCTGGCGCGGAATCCGCGACGACGAGCCGTATAAGGCGATGTTCTTCGCCTACAACGAGTGGCTCGGGACCGAGTATTGCGCCTATGCGCCGGACCGTCTGATCGCCATGGGCGTGATCCCAGATACCGGGGTCGATGACGCCATCGCAGAGATGGAGCATTGCGCCCGGGTGGGATTGAAGGGTGTGGCGCTGTATCACTTCCCGAGCGGCAAAAACTACCCCACGCCGGCTGACGACCGCTTCTGGGCGGCGGCCCTGGCGATGGGGATGCCCATCACGGCGCACACCGCCGGTGGCACGACCCGGTTCGAACGCAGCGAGCCCATTTATCCCTCCTCGCCCGACGTCCCCGCGGGTCGAGACCCCATCAGCATTCTCTGCCGTTTTTGCGGGGACACGGCGGTCGTACCCATTCAGCTCGCCCTCGCCGGTGTCTTCGATCGCTTTCCGACCCTGCGCATCTACCACGCCGAAACGCAGGCGGGCTGGGTCCCATTCGCGCTGTTCCAGATCGACGACAACTACGCGCGAGAACGATTCAAAATGGAGCGCAATCTCGGGATCCCACCGCTGCCCCGGCCGCCCAGCGACTACATCACCAAGCACGCGCTCTGGGGCTTCATGCGCGATCCGGTGGCCGTCCAACGTCGGCACGAGATCGGCGTCGAAAAGCTGATTTGGGGAAACGATTTCGCCCATGCCCAAGGCGACTGGCCCGAATCCAGGGAAGTCATCGATGAGATGATGGTCGGAGTGCCACCGGACGAGCGGGAGCGCATGCTGGCCGGGAACGTGGTCGACTTCTTCCATCTGGATGGCGCCCCTCGCTGA
- a CDS encoding ABC transporter substrate-binding protein: protein MQTRSSAVLLLALLASACARPAAPSATDAQHATRSGTQQIVASMFSEPAGLHQEVTNPTPSAGSVPGLDELYTLVDGGGSYLDSDNVRQPWLMDALPTIDNALWKVFPDGTMQTTWRLKSGVAWHDGAAVTSDDLRFTLDVYRDPEIGAVAISALKLIDSVEVADAQTMVLTWSRPYIDADGLFGSAAASSGAARVPPIFVLPQHILDDSFQNDKAGFFSLPYWRESFVGAGPYKIIEWAEGNHVMLAANDNYILGRPHIDRIEVRFFTDRGALKAGLLAGAVQVHLGRGLNVDDVTQIRDKTQEVKVQLGGTLAGVLPIYPQFIDPDPPIVANVQFRRALLQAIDRQELTDTLNNGLGPVANSWVQPDQPEGRAIDNRLVKYSYDPRAAAQMIEALGYAKGPDGMYQSADGVPLSVGLMTHEQNSFHVPASLSVQTAWQQLGLDVQLNVLPAARAFDLKTRATFPSFILLSKGVLAAPDGYFTRHAIPLPDNNYAGGNAARYGSAELDGLIDKYGRTIPFGDRMAVLGDIVHFQTDQLTMLPLFFQGAAFVIGSTRMKNVLAGQVSNAHQWEVD from the coding sequence ATGCAGACGCGATCATCGGCCGTGCTGTTGCTGGCGCTCTTGGCTTCGGCGTGCGCGAGGCCCGCGGCTCCCTCGGCCACGGACGCCCAGCACGCGACGCGATCCGGGACGCAGCAGATCGTCGCCTCGATGTTCAGCGAACCCGCAGGGTTGCACCAGGAGGTTACGAACCCGACTCCGAGCGCCGGCAGCGTTCCCGGCCTGGACGAGCTGTACACGCTGGTAGACGGCGGGGGCAGCTATCTGGATTCGGATAACGTCCGGCAGCCCTGGCTCATGGACGCGCTGCCCACAATCGACAACGCGCTTTGGAAGGTCTTCCCCGATGGCACGATGCAGACCACCTGGCGCCTCAAGTCTGGAGTTGCCTGGCACGATGGCGCGGCCGTAACCTCCGACGACTTGCGGTTCACGCTGGACGTGTACCGCGACCCGGAGATCGGAGCCGTCGCCATCTCCGCGCTCAAGCTCATCGATAGCGTCGAGGTGGCCGATGCCCAGACGATGGTTCTCACGTGGTCGAGGCCGTATATCGACGCGGACGGGCTCTTTGGCTCGGCGGCGGCCAGCTCGGGCGCGGCGCGAGTCCCGCCGATCTTCGTCTTGCCCCAGCACATCCTCGACGATTCATTCCAGAACGACAAGGCCGGATTCTTCAGCCTCCCCTACTGGCGGGAATCCTTCGTCGGCGCCGGCCCGTACAAGATCATCGAGTGGGCCGAGGGCAACCACGTGATGCTGGCGGCGAACGATAACTACATTCTCGGTCGCCCCCACATCGACCGCATCGAGGTCCGCTTCTTCACCGATCGGGGGGCACTGAAGGCGGGCCTTCTCGCCGGCGCGGTCCAGGTCCATCTCGGACGAGGGCTCAACGTCGACGATGTGACCCAGATCCGGGACAAGACGCAAGAGGTGAAGGTGCAGCTCGGCGGAACCCTCGCCGGAGTTCTCCCCATCTATCCGCAGTTCATCGATCCGGACCCGCCCATCGTCGCGAACGTGCAATTCCGCCGGGCGCTCCTTCAGGCAATCGATCGCCAGGAGCTGACAGACACGCTCAACAACGGCCTCGGGCCGGTTGCCAACTCCTGGGTGCAGCCGGACCAACCGGAAGGTCGCGCCATCGATAATCGCCTCGTGAAGTACTCGTACGATCCTCGCGCCGCCGCGCAGATGATCGAAGCGCTCGGATATGCGAAGGGGCCAGATGGGATGTACCAGAGCGCGGACGGGGTCCCGCTCTCCGTCGGCCTCATGACCCACGAGCAGAATTCCTTCCACGTCCCGGCCTCGCTCTCTGTCCAGACGGCGTGGCAGCAGCTCGGCCTCGACGTGCAGCTCAACGTCCTGCCGGCCGCGCGCGCCTTCGACCTCAAGACGCGCGCGACCTTCCCGTCGTTCATCCTTCTCAGCAAAGGCGTGCTCGCAGCGCCCGACGGGTATTTCACCCGCCACGCGATCCCGCTTCCGGACAACAACTACGCGGGCGGGAACGCCGCGCGCTACGGCTCGGCCGAGCTGGATGGTTTGATCGACAAATACGGCAGGACGATCCCCTTCGGCGACCGGATGGCTGTTCTCGGCGACATCGTCCACTTCCAGACCGACCAGCTCACCATGCTCCCGCTGTTCTTCCAGGGCGCCGCCTTCGTCATCGGCTCGACGCGCATGAAGAACGTGCTGGCCGGCCAGGTCTCGAACGCGCATCAGTGGGAGGTGGACTGA
- a CDS encoding cupin domain-containing protein produces MTEAHNGRIFDQPSPYELWKQAEGLPTIRAMSVDLNNVELVPWTSRGGLGTFINLDGTEGFNDTYVCEIPPGRSLNPIKHIYDEVVYVLKGQGATTVWIDEDHKRTFEWHANSYFAIPTNAWYQHHNLSGDEPARYVAMTAAPRVINTHKDLDFVFNNPYVFAKRFDGEDDYFKETVRPHNSRGWATNFVADVLASAEWAESSGGSEGRGPGARSIAYRMVNGSFAVGHADSWPSGCYKQAHRHGPGIHVLLLRGTGYTLLWKEGRPIQRVDWRPGVMLVPGEMWWHQHFNTGSEACLFLAIGQGSEKPKNSGYYAYTSIKAGGDQIAFDEEDPRIHELFEEELARTGVRCRMDVAHGITRTDVGKPYWGIFDPSLWQRSAVTV; encoded by the coding sequence ATGACGGAAGCGCACAACGGTCGAATCTTCGATCAACCCTCCCCCTACGAGCTGTGGAAGCAAGCCGAGGGGTTGCCGACGATCCGTGCAATGTCGGTCGACCTCAATAACGTCGAGCTCGTCCCGTGGACGTCGCGGGGCGGCTTGGGCACCTTCATCAACCTCGACGGGACCGAGGGGTTCAACGACACCTACGTTTGCGAGATCCCGCCGGGCCGGTCGCTCAATCCCATCAAGCACATCTACGACGAGGTCGTCTACGTCCTCAAGGGTCAGGGGGCAACGACCGTCTGGATCGATGAGGATCACAAACGGACTTTCGAGTGGCACGCGAACAGCTACTTCGCCATCCCCACCAACGCGTGGTACCAGCACCACAACCTCTCCGGTGACGAGCCTGCCCGTTATGTCGCGATGACGGCGGCGCCGCGGGTGATCAACACCCACAAGGACCTCGACTTCGTCTTCAACAACCCCTACGTCTTCGCCAAGCGCTTCGACGGCGAGGACGACTATTTCAAAGAGACGGTGCGTCCGCACAATTCGCGAGGTTGGGCGACGAACTTCGTGGCCGACGTGCTGGCGAGCGCCGAGTGGGCGGAGTCGTCGGGCGGGAGCGAGGGGCGCGGACCCGGGGCTCGCAGCATCGCGTACCGAATGGTCAACGGCTCCTTTGCTGTCGGCCACGCCGATTCCTGGCCCTCAGGCTGCTACAAGCAGGCCCACCGCCACGGTCCCGGTATCCACGTCCTGCTACTTCGAGGCACCGGGTACACCCTCTTGTGGAAAGAGGGGCGCCCCATCCAGCGGGTCGACTGGCGGCCCGGCGTCATGCTGGTCCCGGGCGAGATGTGGTGGCACCAGCACTTCAACACGGGGTCGGAGGCGTGCCTCTTTCTCGCCATCGGCCAGGGCAGCGAGAAGCCCAAGAACAGCGGCTACTACGCCTACACGAGCATCAAGGCCGGCGGAGACCAGATCGCCTTCGACGAAGAGGACCCGCGCATCCACGAGCTCTTCGAGGAGGAATTGGCGCGAACGGGCGTGCGCTGTCGGATGGATGTCGCCCACGGCATCACCAGGACCGATGTGGGCAAGCCGTACTGGGGTATCTTCGATCCGTCGCTCTGGCAGCGGTCGGCCGTGACCGTATAG
- a CDS encoding ABC transporter substrate-binding protein, with translation MLRFFISIHARQVGSLALATVVTVAACAAPTGQDRGRASQGPSTQRSTPGTPARLTAAITGNPPMLNRDFATGHRRVQGLAEVGKLLNSPLSDADAHGALQPILAEAVPSVENERWHVFPDGRMETVWKIRPGVTWHDGAPFTADDLVFTSEVEQTPDLPLVIDPAWDAVDGIDVLDRQTAVVRWKRPWVDADLMFANPYPKHLLQQALEQDPGALPSHPAFGDAFVGTGPFRVREFVRDSHVTMEANEQFALGRPRLDEIEVRFIPDPNTLAANILAGEVQLTLGASVPLELAVSIKDQWNEGTLKTRPIDNVVAIWPQLQNPRPAVIGDARFRRALWQAIDRQLLVDTIQAGLAPIAYGKLPPTAPEYADTESAVVRYPYDPRAAARAIEELGYAKATDGFVRDASGVVLSVELRTGGLEVAQKALFPVRDAWQQVGVKVETVVVPPQQYQDGEYRATRPGFELSRHAAGVSALQYYHSRTIPGSWNRWTGGNKPRYESPEMDALLDELDVTIPRPARIELLRKILRIASEQVINLYLFYDVGPTLISNRVRGVESGSVVNEAHLWDVQ, from the coding sequence ATGCTGCGGTTCTTCATCTCGATTCACGCAAGGCAGGTGGGATCTCTGGCGCTTGCAACCGTGGTGACGGTTGCCGCGTGTGCCGCGCCGACCGGGCAGGATCGCGGCCGGGCATCCCAGGGCCCGAGTACGCAGCGCTCGACGCCAGGGACCCCGGCACGTTTGACCGCGGCCATCACGGGCAACCCCCCGATGCTCAACCGCGATTTCGCGACGGGCCATCGGCGCGTCCAAGGATTGGCCGAGGTTGGCAAACTGCTGAACTCACCGCTCAGCGATGCCGACGCGCACGGCGCGCTCCAGCCGATCCTCGCCGAGGCCGTGCCATCGGTCGAGAACGAACGCTGGCACGTCTTTCCCGACGGCCGAATGGAGACCGTCTGGAAGATCCGGCCCGGTGTCACCTGGCACGACGGCGCGCCGTTCACCGCCGACGATCTGGTCTTCACGAGCGAGGTGGAGCAGACGCCGGACCTGCCCCTCGTCATCGACCCGGCGTGGGATGCCGTTGACGGCATCGACGTACTGGATCGGCAAACCGCCGTCGTTCGGTGGAAACGGCCGTGGGTGGATGCGGACCTCATGTTCGCGAATCCTTATCCCAAGCACCTGCTCCAGCAGGCGCTGGAGCAGGATCCGGGCGCGCTGCCTTCTCACCCCGCGTTCGGCGACGCGTTCGTGGGCACAGGGCCGTTCCGCGTGCGGGAGTTCGTCCGCGATAGCCACGTCACGATGGAAGCCAACGAGCAATTCGCCCTTGGGCGGCCGAGGCTGGACGAGATCGAAGTCCGCTTCATCCCCGATCCCAACACGCTCGCGGCGAACATCCTGGCCGGGGAAGTTCAGCTCACCCTCGGCGCGTCGGTCCCCCTGGAGCTGGCGGTGAGTATCAAGGACCAGTGGAACGAGGGGACCCTGAAAACCCGACCGATCGACAACGTGGTGGCGATCTGGCCGCAACTTCAGAACCCGCGCCCCGCCGTGATCGGGGATGCTCGGTTCCGCAGGGCGCTCTGGCAAGCCATCGACCGGCAACTCCTCGTCGATACGATCCAGGCCGGCCTCGCGCCCATCGCGTATGGGAAGCTGCCGCCAACGGCCCCCGAATACGCCGACACGGAGTCAGCGGTCGTGCGCTATCCGTATGATCCGCGGGCGGCGGCCCGCGCGATCGAGGAGCTTGGCTATGCGAAGGCGACCGACGGCTTCGTGCGCGACGCGAGCGGCGTCGTGCTCAGCGTCGAGCTTCGCACGGGCGGCCTCGAGGTGGCGCAAAAGGCACTATTTCCCGTTCGCGACGCCTGGCAGCAGGTCGGCGTCAAGGTCGAGACGGTCGTCGTCCCGCCCCAGCAGTACCAGGACGGCGAGTATCGCGCCACGCGGCCGGGATTTGAGCTGAGCCGTCACGCGGCAGGCGTGAGCGCGCTCCAGTACTACCATAGTCGCACCATTCCCGGGTCCTGGAACCGCTGGACTGGTGGCAACAAGCCGCGCTACGAGAGCCCGGAGATGGACGCCTTGCTCGACGAGCTGGACGTCACGATTCCCAGGCCAGCACGCATCGAGCTGCTCCGCAAGATTCTGCGCATCGCCTCCGAACAGGTTATCAACCTGTATCTCTTCTATGATGTGGGGCCGACCCTCATCAGCAATCGGGTTCGGGGCGTGGAGAGCGGGAGCGTGGTCAACGAGGCGCACCTCTGGGACGTGCAGTGA
- a CDS encoding amidohydrolase family protein gives MAVRYRYISADSHLEVPPDRWAHWVPERYRDYAPRRIRLANGGDAFEVRGGRTQRAGMNLFAGTRPEDYYPVGLHWDEFPGTGSPQQRLQEQERDGIDAEVLYPGPGSRVLIGSAKEEDVSRALHRAYNEWLAQEYCAVAPERLIGLGVIPSLGVEAAIDELRHCREMGLKGVDLGTFPAGQSFPTPEDDAFWAAALDLGMPVSIHVAVGGVRARPDFKYPQEPDADHNPNTDLVERTTRYARAGGVNAVQLVVAGVFDRFPTLKLYFAENQIGWIPCFLEQLDNNYAKNCYWAERIHGVPILERRPSEYIKEHCFWGFMYDPVGVRLRHDVGIDRVMWSTDFPHIESDWPNSMHVIAETFSGVPDDEKYRLVAGNCIDFFHLEDA, from the coding sequence ATGGCTGTGCGTTATCGATACATTTCCGCTGATTCGCACTTGGAGGTGCCGCCCGACCGATGGGCGCACTGGGTCCCGGAGCGATATCGGGATTACGCGCCCCGCCGGATCCGCCTTGCGAACGGCGGGGACGCCTTCGAAGTTCGGGGTGGACGGACCCAGAGGGCTGGCATGAATCTTTTCGCCGGAACGCGGCCCGAAGACTATTACCCCGTCGGCCTCCATTGGGACGAATTCCCGGGCACGGGCTCACCCCAACAGCGCCTGCAGGAGCAGGAGCGGGACGGAATCGACGCGGAGGTCCTATACCCGGGCCCTGGCAGCCGAGTGCTGATCGGAAGTGCGAAGGAGGAGGACGTATCCCGGGCTCTCCATCGCGCCTACAACGAGTGGCTCGCGCAGGAGTATTGCGCGGTCGCGCCCGAGCGCCTCATCGGGCTCGGGGTCATCCCAAGCCTGGGCGTTGAGGCGGCCATCGACGAGCTTCGTCATTGCCGTGAGATGGGGCTCAAGGGGGTTGACCTCGGCACGTTCCCGGCCGGCCAGAGCTTCCCGACGCCCGAGGACGACGCGTTCTGGGCAGCGGCTCTGGACTTAGGCATGCCCGTCTCCATTCACGTGGCCGTCGGCGGCGTGCGCGCCCGGCCGGACTTCAAATATCCGCAGGAGCCGGACGCCGACCACAATCCCAACACCGACCTGGTGGAGCGCACCACCCGGTACGCGCGGGCCGGCGGCGTGAACGCTGTGCAGCTCGTGGTCGCCGGTGTGTTCGATCGCTTTCCGACCCTGAAGCTGTATTTTGCCGAGAACCAGATCGGCTGGATCCCCTGCTTCCTCGAGCAGCTCGACAACAACTACGCCAAGAACTGCTACTGGGCGGAGCGGATCCACGGCGTGCCCATCCTTGAGCGGAGGCCGAGCGAGTACATCAAGGAGCATTGCTTCTGGGGGTTCATGTACGATCCTGTCGGCGTCCGCCTTCGACACGATGTTGGGATCGACCGCGTGATGTGGTCGACGGACTTCCCGCACATCGAGTCCGACTGGCCGAACTCCATGCACGTGATCGCCGAGACGTTCTCCGGGGTTCCGGACGACGAGAAATATCGCTTGGTCGCCGGTAACTGCATCGACTTCTTCCACCTGGAAGATGCGTGA
- a CDS encoding ABC transporter substrate-binding protein produces MRRAGGACALIAMAVIVAACSSATPAGSSNRALQSPAADRAPTALSVVVKKEPVTIALAGAGGVSQDEVKAALFTAGLARTDDNEAPYLVLAEKLPALHSDSWQVFSDGRMQTTYTLRPGLEWHDGQPLVAGDFAFATRVNSALYESGQTNPTTEARQIEDVLTPDPRTLVIRWSSLYIGAETPALEPFPEHILAEPLAAGDLQAFASLPYWTTAYVGAGPYRLDRWEPGAFIDGTAFDRYALGTPKITRVRITWSADPNVALAGLLSDQYQMAADTAIEFEQVATIEDRWGPAGGRVILNPTQVRYQMVQARPEFVDPPTLLDVRVRRALYQAIDRRALATAMLGDEAIVADSLVPPKTSFFKDLDAAIQKYPYDPRATEQLMAEAGFSKDQEGMFVGPAGARFAPALWGIAQGQEAQETTAVADFYRRAGVDVRLNLIPQARYTQDRNVVLNQFPALRDTYCTLLLDRCMDKFASSLIASADTRWQGQNRIGWANAEFDAYYDQYWKSLEPAERDRTVVEMARILSKELPSLPFYFNVSVVAHSARLHGPKPVAPLTTAYWDIHEWTMGERYGRNVTSPLAERWIQADS; encoded by the coding sequence ATGAGGCGAGCGGGCGGAGCGTGCGCGTTGATCGCCATGGCCGTCATCGTCGCGGCGTGCTCGTCGGCAACGCCGGCCGGATCTTCCAACCGGGCGCTGCAATCCCCCGCGGCCGACCGCGCCCCGACCGCGCTCTCAGTCGTGGTGAAGAAGGAGCCCGTCACCATCGCCCTGGCGGGCGCCGGCGGTGTGAGCCAGGACGAGGTCAAGGCCGCGCTCTTCACCGCCGGCCTGGCGCGCACCGACGACAACGAGGCGCCGTACCTCGTGCTGGCCGAGAAGCTCCCCGCCCTGCACAGCGATTCTTGGCAAGTCTTCTCCGACGGGCGAATGCAGACGACCTACACGCTGCGCCCGGGACTCGAATGGCACGATGGGCAGCCACTGGTGGCGGGGGATTTCGCCTTTGCGACGCGGGTCAACTCCGCCCTGTACGAATCCGGACAGACGAACCCCACGACCGAGGCGCGGCAAATCGAGGACGTCCTGACGCCCGACCCGCGCACCCTCGTGATCCGCTGGAGCAGCCTCTACATCGGAGCCGAGACGCCCGCGCTCGAGCCATTTCCCGAGCACATCCTGGCGGAGCCGCTCGCTGCCGGCGACCTGCAGGCGTTCGCCAGTCTCCCGTATTGGACGACTGCGTACGTGGGCGCGGGGCCCTATCGCCTCGATCGCTGGGAGCCGGGTGCCTTCATCGACGGGACGGCGTTCGATCGCTACGCGCTCGGGACGCCGAAGATCACGCGGGTGCGGATAACCTGGAGCGCGGACCCCAACGTCGCGCTCGCCGGGCTCCTCTCCGATCAGTACCAGATGGCGGCCGATACCGCCATCGAGTTCGAGCAGGTCGCCACCATCGAAGATCGCTGGGGACCAGCCGGCGGGCGTGTGATTCTGAACCCGACGCAGGTTCGCTACCAGATGGTTCAGGCGCGACCGGAGTTCGTTGACCCGCCGACTCTGCTCGACGTTCGTGTTCGTCGCGCCCTGTACCAGGCCATCGACCGACGAGCGCTGGCGACCGCGATGCTGGGAGACGAGGCGATCGTTGCCGACAGCCTTGTGCCGCCCAAGACGAGCTTCTTCAAGGACCTGGACGCGGCGATTCAAAAATACCCGTATGACCCTCGCGCGACGGAACAGCTCATGGCCGAGGCAGGCTTCTCAAAGGACCAAGAGGGAATGTTCGTTGGACCGGCTGGAGCCCGCTTTGCTCCGGCGCTCTGGGGCATCGCGCAGGGACAGGAGGCGCAAGAAACGACCGCCGTCGCGGACTTCTACCGGCGGGCCGGAGTGGACGTACGGCTCAACCTCATTCCCCAGGCCCGGTACACACAGGATCGCAACGTTGTCCTGAACCAGTTCCCCGCCCTTCGCGACACCTACTGCACGCTGCTCCTGGACCGGTGCATGGACAAGTTCGCCAGCTCGCTCATCGCCTCGGCCGACACCCGCTGGCAGGGCCAAAACCGGATCGGCTGGGCCAACGCCGAGTTCGACGCCTACTACGACCAATACTGGAAGAGCCTGGAGCCGGCCGAGCGAGACCGTACGGTGGTGGAGATGGCGCGGATTCTGTCGAAGGAGCTCCCGTCGCTGCCCTTCTACTTCAACGTCAGCGTTGTCGCCCACTCCGCGCGCCTGCACGGTCCGAAGCCCGTCGCTCCTCTCACGACGGCGTACTGGGACATCCACGAGTGGACGATGGGCGAGAGGTACGGCCGAAACGTGACGTCACCCCTGGCGGAGCGATGGATCCAGGCAGATTCTTGA
- a CDS encoding SDR family oxidoreductase, whose product MAVKGKTVIVTGAARGHGRSIAVAFASQGAALALVDVAPLDQTLADCRAYEGEVVAVPTDLRRPNDVRAMVEQVHDQFGRIDVLVNDAGIVTHFRYGEPRWPRIADMDPEFFDNVMRTNLMGTFLTTKYVLPYMEAQGGGHIINFGQGSIGRPVERGDPGAAVYHVSKLAIRAFTHEVAIEELDKNVCVVSFGPGGPGGETPDEVRASAAKINMDLGMRVVAAAEAPMELTGRMVSVRDGKLALAPDEQPS is encoded by the coding sequence GTGGCAGTCAAAGGGAAGACCGTGATCGTGACGGGCGCCGCGCGCGGCCACGGCCGGTCCATCGCGGTGGCATTCGCATCTCAGGGGGCCGCGTTGGCCCTCGTCGACGTCGCTCCGCTCGACCAGACTCTGGCGGACTGCCGGGCCTACGAGGGCGAGGTCGTCGCGGTCCCCACCGATCTGCGGCGTCCGAACGACGTTCGGGCCATGGTCGAGCAGGTCCACGATCAGTTCGGGCGGATCGATGTTCTCGTCAACGATGCGGGAATCGTGACGCACTTTCGTTACGGCGAGCCCCGCTGGCCCCGCATTGCGGATATGGACCCTGAGTTCTTCGACAACGTCATGCGTACGAATCTCATGGGCACCTTCCTCACAACGAAGTACGTCCTTCCCTACATGGAGGCGCAGGGTGGCGGACACATCATCAACTTCGGGCAGGGCAGCATCGGCCGGCCGGTGGAGCGCGGGGATCCCGGCGCCGCCGTTTACCACGTCTCGAAGCTGGCGATTCGCGCCTTCACCCACGAAGTGGCAATAGAAGAGCTGGACAAGAACGTCTGCGTCGTCTCGTTCGGTCCAGGCGGTCCCGGCGGCGAGACACCGGACGAAGTCCGCGCTTCGGCGGCCAAGATCAACATGGATCTGGGGATGCGGGTGGTGGCGGCCGCCGAGGCCCCCATGGAGCTGACCGGCCGAATGGTCTCCGTGCGCGACGGCAAGCTGGCCCTCGCTCCCGACGAGCAGCCGTCATGA
- a CDS encoding ABC transporter substrate-binding protein, which yields MKDLKPYALNILFRAQHNALWELAEKAGIMAEVNLSIASMEYADSSTVAEAKLFKGGIDFIAGNHISPYMWVARNRPIVQIASPGNAVRDSIMSRRPLESLEELAGKEVRIADSNYRDRYGSVQHPRGNHILETFRAGLSPDQVQWVECGEFDDPNLRKNIVEAVASGKADIGFAAYADPETLRDTGLHPLQLPTLPMINGTTITSTFDILHQKEMLADRLVRVMVLAIHFARMHPEEAQKLLDTKMGKPYTEHGGRARGVARYPMKPYPTQEAISAAHELCCLQYEEAKEIQPSALWDLHYLRELELSGFIDELIQEQPESFRSTSATAGV from the coding sequence ATGAAAGATCTGAAACCGTACGCGCTGAACATCCTGTTTCGAGCGCAGCACAACGCGTTGTGGGAGCTGGCCGAGAAAGCAGGCATCATGGCGGAGGTGAACCTCTCAATCGCCAGCATGGAATATGCCGATAGCTCAACGGTCGCCGAGGCCAAGCTGTTCAAGGGGGGCATCGACTTCATCGCAGGCAATCACATCAGCCCGTATATGTGGGTTGCGCGCAACCGGCCGATCGTCCAGATCGCGTCGCCCGGCAATGCCGTCCGCGACTCCATCATGAGCCGGCGCCCCCTTGAATCGCTGGAGGAGCTAGCGGGCAAGGAGGTCCGCATCGCCGACTCAAATTACCGCGATCGCTACGGTAGCGTGCAGCATCCTCGCGGCAACCACATCCTCGAGACGTTCCGCGCGGGCCTCTCCCCCGACCAAGTGCAGTGGGTCGAGTGCGGCGAGTTCGACGATCCGAATTTGCGGAAGAACATCGTGGAGGCCGTCGCATCGGGGAAGGCCGACATCGGCTTCGCCGCGTACGCGGATCCGGAGACCCTCCGCGACACCGGATTGCATCCGCTCCAGCTTCCCACCCTCCCCATGATCAACGGCACGACGATCACCTCTACCTTCGACATCCTGCATCAGAAGGAGATGCTGGCCGACCGGCTCGTTCGCGTAATGGTGCTCGCCATCCATTTCGCACGCATGCACCCTGAGGAGGCGCAGAAGCTGCTCGACACGAAGATGGGGAAGCCCTATACAGAGCACGGTGGCCGCGCTCGCGGAGTTGCCCGCTATCCGATGAAACCCTATCCCACGCAGGAGGCGATTTCCGCAGCGCACGAGCTGTGCTGCCTGCAATACGAGGAGGCGAAGGAGATTCAGCCGAGCGCCCTGTGGGACCTTCACTACCTCCGCGAGCTGGAGCTGTCCGGCTTTATCGACGAGCTGATCCAGGAGCAGCCGGAATCCTTCCGGAGTACGTCCGCGACCGCGGGCGTGTGA